In the Desulfosporosinus acidiphilus SJ4 genome, GGACAACTGCAGCCACCGCAACTTGCCCCGAGTATGACTCTCCGCGTGCTTCCCCATTTACGACACGAGCCAAGAGGTTTGTATCGGTGTTACTATAACTAACAACCTTTCCTGATGTTTTCTCCAAGGCTGCTTGAGTTAAAGGACCATCAATGCCGTCCACTTGGAGGTGATCGCTTTGCTGAAAAGCCTCCACTGCTGCCAATGTTTTAGGGCCATATATTCCGTCCAATGTGCCGACAGAATATCCTAAATTGGACAATTCGCCTTGAAGTGTCAGGACGTCAGAACCCCTTGAGCCAACTTTCAATATTGTCGCAGCCTGGGCCACCGGAGCAAACGCCATACTGCACATAAGTGCCAATGTTCCGATAACCAATAGTTTTTGCCATATCAACATTGTGTGTTTTTTCATAATATCCTCCTAAATAAACTAAAAATGGAAGTAGAGCGCGATAAGCACTCTGTGGTTGGTCAAGCAATGCGTTAATTCTAACATCTTAAAACCTTTAAGAAAAGTATAGGTTGTTGGTTTTTTAACCAACCATTTACATCTAAGATAAACATAAATAACCTGTAACCCTTGCGGAATCTTTCGCAACTGAAGATGTGATTGGACTGATTATGATGGTTGGGCACAAAATGGAATACATTAGCTGAGTTGTCGAGAGAATAGACATGCCATAGAAAGAACATACTGATAGACTTAATCAGCATATTAATAGTAAGAAATAATTTAGTTCTTTATAGCTGCCTAGGAACCTTTTTAAAAATAGGCATTGTAAACCTAGGATTAAAGGAAGTGCTGTACTTGCTGCCCCCCAGCTTTGAAGATTACTTGGAGGAAATATATCGGTTTTCATTATCTCCCGATGCCGTTAGAGTAACGGATATTAGTAATAGACTTAACGTTGCACTGCCGTCGGTTACTAAAGCTCTTTATAAATTGAGAAAACGAGAATTATATTGAGTACGAACGTTATGGAGAGATTAAGCTGACCGATTCAGGAAGAGAGTTTGGAAACTACTTAGTAGAGAGAAACCAGTTACTACAGGAGTTTCTAGCCCTAATATGTAGTAAATGTGATTTTGCTGCTGAGGCCGAGGCCATGGAACACTACCTTTCAACGGCAACTATCGATGCAATAAAGACTTTGGTTGGCTTTATGAAAGCTAATTCGTCTTGGCATCATGCGTTTATTGATTATGTGGAGTTAAACTTGAAATGAAACGGTGCATTTAAGAAAGAAAATATGCATAATTTGACCTCCTAATAAGTATCAAAAGACAGTGGAAAAACAATGGGCGGAAATAGCCAAAGGCGTTGTCACTTCAACATAGTGAAGGAGCAACGCCTTTGTTAAAAAATAAGGCAAGCAAAAGAGTGAATACAATGATGAGGTGGATTGCAGGAAATAGGGGATAATGGTGGAATTAATACAAGGGAAACTTCTTCCTAGGAAAGTCAAAGAAGATCACAAGGAGGCAATATTTTGAATAATTTTCAGGCCCCCGAATTGTTTATTGATAAAGAGGGACAATGGTATGCTGATGGTGTCCTGATGATCAGAAAAGAAATTATAGAGTTATTTGCTTCCCATCTTAAAAAGGATGGTCATGATAACTATCATATTGATTGGCAAGGTCAATTGTATCCTGTAAAGGTTGAAGACGTCCCCTTTTTTGTTCAGTCGGTTTCCGAGCAAGTTGGTGTACTTATGATACATCTTTACGACGGGCGTATCTTTGCTCTGCCTCCGGGCAATATCGTCACGAAAAACAATATTCCTTATATCTCTTTATTTTCTCAGCAGGATACGAAGCTGTCTCGTGCTTCATATTGCGAATTGTGCAAAAACCTGATTGAGTGTGAAGGGCGATATTTGATCAAAATTGGTGGTAACGAATGGTTAGTTGAAGAAAATTAGATAATATTGAATCCACGAATTAGGCATGAAATAAAAACTCCATCCAATGTTATGACGTTGGAATGGAGTTTCATTTTTTAGGGGAGTTTATAGGTGATTTAAGCTAAAGGAGAAAATTTTACGTAAAACAAATAATGGAAATATATGTATGTTATAATAAAGGTAAAATTTGTTAAATGGAAGGAAGGCTTTACAATGAGATTGATTCTAACTATATTATCATGTGGTTTTATTTTTGCATTCTTAAAAAACCCACTAAAAAATAATTAAAATTATAATGAAAATTATAATGAAATCTTTCGATCCCAGTGGAATTTTTATACAAAAAAATTAAAACAAGGGGAAAGTAGAACATATAGTCATAATTTTAATCCTTAATTATAGTTCGTTCCCTTTAATCCCATGGTATAATGTTCAAAAGATATACAGAGGGCGAGATTATGCAAATAATAACTAGTGAAGATATGAAAACAAATACAATTAAAATTCTGATCAATGAATTTTTGGTTACCCATGAAATTACATCAAAAGAAAGCATTTCTATTGAACTTTTAAATTATCTGCGAAATAAAGAGATGAAAATTGAAGATGGTGTATTATTTAACCAATTGCTTGATCTAATAGAAGAAAAAGTTATAGGTTTGATGGATGAAAAAATTGGTTAGGTTGAAAAAGAATAAGTCCTTTTGCTTGGTTTCCGCTATGAAAAAAGGCTGGCCGAATAAATATTCGGGACAGCCTTTTCTATTTCGTCATAGGGGAACGAAGCAGCCATAAAATTTCTAAATATTAAAAATAGTCAAGAGGAAATTCTCATTTTTTGTCGAATATTATTAATATTTCTATAATATAGAATAATGCAATTTGCCTATGCAAATGAATCTGGCTGGTTAGATCCTATGTCGTAGAAAAGTCCTGTAAAGTTATTTGTGACAAATGGTTCAAGAATAAGGAGGTGTAAATATGAGTTGTCAATGTCCAAAGTGCAAAGGACAAGATTGTCTTTGCAAACTGTGTCTCGAAAAGCGAAAGTGTGGGTATGCTCGGGTTGATGATTGCCGATGGGAAAGCACGAAGAGAAATAAGGGTCAACCCGTATTTTTAAAGAAAAGTAATAAAATTACATTATCCCCGTCAAATGGGCGGCTAACATGATACAATCACGTTTCTGGAGCCTGGCATTCTGAGCATAGATATAAGGTTTAGACTAAGAATTTATGCGGAATATTCAGTGTCGTAGTATGTATATGTAATAGTAAGGAATTAGAAAAAGTCTGAACATCCCATTTGAACGGGATGGTTCAGACTTTTTAAGTATCGGTAAGACCTTTGGAGAGTACTATTCCTTGAGCATTTCGTGCTTTGGCAGGAGCGGAACCAGTACTAACCCGGATACAATGAGTAACATTCCGAGAGCTAAGGTCTTAAGATCGCTTAATCCGGTTTTCAAAACCCAGAGGGAATAGAGAGAAGCACCCAAGGCCATAGTCCCGTCAAGAAAACGTTTACCAATCTTAATTTTGCCATAGTTTTCACCCTTTAAAACAACTTTCAGAGAATAAATGCCTGAGAAAAGGTAAGGAACTAAGTTGGCAAGGGTGGCGATGACAATCATTTCGTTAAAGGCATTAGCAATGGTATCGGAGATCATTGAGAGCAGGAACAATTGCGTGAGGCCATTCGTAATCCAGGCTGCACGGTAAGGGGCACCATTTTTATTTTCTTTAACAAACCAGTGCGGGAAGAGATTGAGGCGTGCGGATTGGTAAGGGACCTCGACACTGAGTAAAATCCAACCAACCGTTGCGCCGAGCATGGAAAGGACACCGAGAGTTGCCATGATAAACGAACCTTTCGGTCCAATAATTTTCGTTAAGACATCAACTAAAGGTTTATCGGCAACCATCAATTCTTTGGCGGGTAAGGCCCCCATAGCCAAGAACGTAATAAGAAGGTAGATGGCTAATGCAATGAGTAAGCCGGTGAGTGTTGCCCATTTAACATCCTGCTGCCTCTTAGCTCGTCCGGAAAGCCATACTGCTGATTCCACACCGATAAAAGCCCAGAGGGTTAGAATCGCCCCTTGATTCATTTGTTGAAAAAGTCCGAGGGTTTCGCCGGATTTAAGGGTTTTTTCAGCGATAAAAGGATGGAGATAGGTTATATCGAAGATAGAAAGAGCAATAATTATGAAGAAGATGAATCCTAAGATTTTAGTTATCGTAGCAAAGAAGTTGATTTTACTTGCTGCGTATGTCCCTTTAAACATCAGATAATGAACAAACCAGAGCACCAGGGAAGCAATTATAAATGAGAGGAAATTGCCAACCTGAATGTTAAACAGACCCAAAGTGAAAAGAACCGTTTTGCTTTGTAAAACAGGCAGGAAATACGTTAGATAACCTACAAGCGTTATGAGAATTGCTGCATTTCCAGGAGAGTTTGAGGTCCAATATCCCCACGAGATTTCAAATCCCATGATTTGCCCCAGCTTGTTTTGGCCAAACAATTCCCTGGTGTAGCTGGGGGGACCGCCGATTAGTTCGGGTTTAAAATCTGACAGCTGGCCATAAACGTGAGCAAGCATCAAAACACCAAGACCGGTAAACAGCCAGGCAAGCAATACTCCCGCAGGAGAACCAATGTTCGAGAGAGATTGCGGAAGCATGAAGATCGCCGATCCCACCATGTTTCCAGTGACGAGCGCTGTCAATAACCAAAAACCTAATTTTTTACTACTCATTTTAATCCTCCGTAAAATTTCTGAATTTAAAATAAAATAAAATAAGCCCTTGAAGCTATGGTTGCTGCTCAAAGGCTTACTTATACCAACAATTTTGAAGGCATATCACCGAAGCAGGTAGCTCTCCACAACGATTTTGTGACAGTTATGCACCTTTCGGATACATACCCAGCATGTGAGTTTTTGGGCAATTATCTCACGTGCTTCGGCGATACTCCCTTTCAAGCCATTTTATTTCCCTGTCAGAAATGACCTTACTCTTGAGAATCGCGCCTCTACCTTGTAATTAATGATATTTATAGGAAAATTCCAAGTTTTGTCCATTAGTAATAGTAACCGGGATAAGTTATCTTGTCAATAAATAACCGTCAATCCTAATCTGTCAAAATTGTGGTATATCAATTTATTTATCCGCTTGTATATCCACTAATAACGCTGTGGGATTGGCTTATTTGTTGTAGAAGCGGGAGTCTTATAATTGGCAAAATTTTAATGTTTTCTTAGAGGGAATTCTCGAAATATGTAGAATTACCCTTTATCGTGCTGATAATTGGAAGCGATTTGTATTTATAAATCTCTAAAGTTAGTAAGAGGAATAAACTTGATATGTTTTAGTAACTATATCTAATGTTTTAGTTCCAGGCGATCCTTGGTAAGTTGTCGTTTATGTCCTGAGTATCATATTTACGGGTAATCTTGCTGTAATACTAAAAGAAGAGGAGAGGCGCTAAAAATCAGAATCAAAGTCAAATTCAAAGTTTTTACCATCCTCCTAATTCCGTTTGTTTTATTGTTTTTCATATATAGTTATAAAATCAATCACTTAGAATCCGGCAAATTTGTGGTCAAATACCTGCTTAATAATGATGCATCGGATCCTATCGAAAAAGATATTAATCGATTGCTTTCGCAGCGATTTTTAACAAGTGATGGACTCTTTACTAGCTGTCAGGGTGCTGGAACAGAAAGTAATAAGTATATACTTTTGGAATCAGAGGGCCAACTGATGGAGTATGCTTTGCTTTTAAAGGACAAACATTTTTATGAATCAGTTCTTAATAACCTTCAAACGTATTTTCTGGCTTCCAAGGGATATTATTATTGGCGGTTAAATTTACCGGATCTGCACTCGGAAAATGCCACAGCTTTGGTGGATGAACTAAGATTATTAAGGTGCTTGGATCAAGGCAGTACCATTTTTAATGAGCTTACTTATAAAATTAAAGCTTGCTTTTTAGCATTTAATCTCTATCGCTATAACCGAGAGGGAAATGTCTTTTGCGACAGCTACGACGGCAGAATTGGAAAGAGTGAAGGAAAAGTTTCTTTATTTTATATAGATCCTGTGGGACTGAAGATACTAGCGACTGATTTTCCTCTTGCTAAACAATCGGTGGAGAATACCATAAATCTTCTTAAAAATGCTCCTCTTAATAATTCGGGTTTTTTTCCGGCGTATTATGATTTGCGGAGTGGAAAGTATGTTTGGCCGGATAAATTTATGGCTGTTGAACAATTATATACGATTAGTTATGCTCAGGATGCTGGGAAGAATGTAACTATACTCTTGGACTTTCTGCGTAATAGTATTCGTAATCATGGAAAAATATTTAATGCTTATCAAGCGGACGGAAGTCCGGTTGGAGAGGACGATTCGGCGGCTGTCTATGCGTTGGCGGCACGTATTTTTCATCAGGCGGGGGACACTAGGGATGAGAAATGGTGCTATGAACGAATGCTTGCCTATCGCATTAATGGACAAAGTGAATTAAAAGGGGCCTTTGGCTACGAGACTGCCCAGTCAGCTTTTGCCTTCGATCAAATGGAAGCCTTATTAACACTCGGCCAAGAGGGGAAGACATCAAGTGAGCAATAAAATCATCGATCATAAAGTAGTTCGGAAAGATTATCTTTTCTTTATGGAAATTTTCCTCCTTTGGTTAGTATTATTGGCAATCACTATATCAACAACTCCGGGTGCTAATTTATCAGCCTTTGTTCTAATGAGTTGTACTGTAGCCGCTTTTGTCATTGGCTACATCTTTGGGTCGATGACCGGGCTGATTACTTCCTTAGCTTTTGTTTTTATTTACGGTTCTTATTTAATTTATAGCGTCTTGGTGAGTGGGAGTATCACAGAACTCAAGGTTCAATATGTTGTTTGGCTGTTCGTCATTCCCTTTGGCTCCTATTTATCCGGACAGATGGGTTCATATGTGAATAATCTTGTCTGGCAGTTGGAGAAACAGACCGTTCTTGAAGACTTTGTTACTATTGATGAAACGACCAAATTTCTAAATCGTAAAGCCTTCTTCGGCAAGTTAGAAGAAGAAATATCTCGTTCCCGTCGATTTGATCAACCATTGACCCTTATGGTAATTGTTCTTGTTAATGAGACAGAAATGCGTACAGTTTTCGGACAACATGGGATGAGCAATATTATCGTCGAAATGGCTAAGGTCATTGAGGAGCACACACGTATTATCGATATGAAAGGCAGTATTGACGAAAAAACTACTGCTGTAATTCTTCCTGGTACTTCCGGTGAAGGTGCTGCCGTTGTGGTAGAAAAGCTCAATAATTCATTAGACCGAGTGAGTGTTTCTCTTGATGGGAAGCGTAAAGTGCTAAAACTAAGGGTAAGGCTGGGAAAAGCCGAAGTAAGGAAAGGTGAGGATGATATCTTTGCACTTTATGACCGTGCCTTGGAAGAAACTAAGTATGATCTTGGCTAGCTTCTTGGTATTATTTTTGATGGTTTCAGTTCCGCCTGCCCAAGGAAGCAGCCCTGAAAATACTCCTGGATTGCGGTCTCCAGCGAAAGTTCTGGTGTTTTATGAAAGATCGACGCGGTTTGGGGAAACATTTCCCCTTGTTAAGGCCTTAGAAGAGTACTTAGGCCATTTTGATGTTCAAGTTGAAGAAATGGCCTGTTCCCAGTGGACTCCGGGAAGTTTGAAAGGATATGACGTTATTTTTTATTTGGGAGATTATAAAAGGAGTCTGCCTAATAATTTGCTTTCAGAAATGAGTCAAGTTCATAAATTGTTTTGGTTTGAACAAAATATCGAGCAGTACGCGGGCTTTGAGAAATGGATTGACTTTCATGACTTGGGGTTGCTAAGTGATTATGTTTCTCTCCACTATAATGGGACCAATCTTTCGCTTAATCCCAGTGAAAAATTCAATTGCGCTTACCCAGACGATGCCCAAGATCGTGTCGTTGCCGACAATCTGCACGGGCTTGTTCCTTTCGTTTGGGAAAAAGATAATGTTGTATATTTTAGCAGATTAGATTTTCAAAATCCTTTTAACTTAATTCTAGGTGGCATTTTAGAAGATATTCTTAGCGGAAATCAGGCCGCGAGCAAGCAGGTATTATTGCGAATTGAAGATGTTCAACCCCTTACTCCGCCTGATACTTTGGTTAAACTCATCAACACTTTAGCAATTGCTAGAATTCCTTTTGCTCTGACAGTGACTCCGTTAATGGAACTCGATGGAAAGACTGTATCTTTGATAGATTATCCCCAATTAGTTAAAGTACTTCAGACCGTAG is a window encoding:
- a CDS encoding DUF2334 domain-containing protein, with amino-acid sequence MPWKKLSMILASFLVLFLMVSVPPAQGSSPENTPGLRSPAKVLVFYERSTRFGETFPLVKALEEYLGHFDVQVEEMACSQWTPGSLKGYDVIFYLGDYKRSLPNNLLSEMSQVHKLFWFEQNIEQYAGFEKWIDFHDLGLLSDYVSLHYNGTNLSLNPSEKFNCAYPDDAQDRVVADNLHGLVPFVWEKDNVVYFSRLDFQNPFNLILGGILEDILSGNQAASKQVLLRIEDVQPLTPPDTLVKLINTLAIARIPFALTVTPLMELDGKTVSLIDYPQLVKVLQTVESNGGCIILKGYEVTNGTELEYWNAKGDKPFDVSKENAALSGISKGIQLLAGLNLYPVAFEVPGSAMSLRGYKVLAQHFTTLSGSVQLSDLSSAQSIDVPFTYRSKLAGMLVYPENLGYYDPKLLDPSGTILNKARQLSVVSDCTAGFFFHSYLQADKLLPIIKGLHQMNYQFVDLRSTKYQVTAPNISIAAQNGYRNIKSDIPAVSIDQTLKGLRLSVRNFFYALVALLLIILLIFLYILTRIRRSKSNLYEKRRS
- a CDS encoding GGDEF domain-containing protein; the protein is MSNKIIDHKVVRKDYLFFMEIFLLWLVLLAITISTTPGANLSAFVLMSCTVAAFVIGYIFGSMTGLITSLAFVFIYGSYLIYSVLVSGSITELKVQYVVWLFVIPFGSYLSGQMGSYVNNLVWQLEKQTVLEDFVTIDETTKFLNRKAFFGKLEEEISRSRRFDQPLTLMVIVLVNETEMRTVFGQHGMSNIIVEMAKVIEEHTRIIDMKGSIDEKTTAVILPGTSGEGAAVVVEKLNNSLDRVSVSLDGKRKVLKLRVRLGKAEVRKGEDDIFALYDRALEETKYDLG
- a CDS encoding amino acid permease; this translates as MSSKKLGFWLLTALVTGNMVGSAIFMLPQSLSNIGSPAGVLLAWLFTGLGVLMLAHVYGQLSDFKPELIGGPPSYTRELFGQNKLGQIMGFEISWGYWTSNSPGNAAILITLVGYLTYFLPVLQSKTVLFTLGLFNIQVGNFLSFIIASLVLWFVHYLMFKGTYAASKINFFATITKILGFIFFIIIALSIFDITYLHPFIAEKTLKSGETLGLFQQMNQGAILTLWAFIGVESAVWLSGRAKRQQDVKWATLTGLLIALAIYLLITFLAMGALPAKELMVADKPLVDVLTKIIGPKGSFIMATLGVLSMLGATVGWILLSVEVPYQSARLNLFPHWFVKENKNGAPYRAAWITNGLTQLFLLSMISDTIANAFNEMIVIATLANLVPYLFSGIYSLKVVLKGENYGKIKIGKRFLDGTMALGASLYSLWVLKTGLSDLKTLALGMLLIVSGLVLVPLLPKHEMLKE
- the sleB gene encoding spore cortex-lytic enzyme yields the protein MKKHTMLIWQKLLVIGTLALMCSMAFAPVAQAATILKVGSRGSDVLTLQGELSNLGYSVGTLDGIYGPKTLAAVEAFQQSDHLQVDGIDGPLTQAALEKTSGKVVSYSNTDTNLLARVVNGEARGESYSGQVAVAAVVLNRVADPVFPNTIAGVIYQPGAFTSVSDGQINLTPSASAISAAKEAESGVDPTGGALYFFNPAKTTNKFLWSQPETTQIGNQIFAK
- a CDS encoding DUF1285 domain-containing protein — translated: MNNFQAPELFIDKEGQWYADGVLMIRKEIIELFASHLKKDGHDNYHIDWQGQLYPVKVEDVPFFVQSVSEQVGVLMIHLYDGRIFALPPGNIVTKNNIPYISLFSQQDTKLSRASYCELCKNLIECEGRYLIKIGGNEWLVEEN